CCGCTTTCTGGCGTGGGGATCAAAATATGCGTATTTAATATTTCCCGGGGATGTATTGTTGTTCAAAAAATCAGCATAATAACTGTTAATGACACCATCCGCCATATTTACAATCATAGTTTCATCAAAGAAGGCCGCGCCGGGTTGAACGGCATGGTGCGAATAGATTGTGTTGGCCAGATGTGGCGGAAGATCCCACTTTTTTATGAAAAAATATCCGACTTCAGGATGACAAGCCGGCAGTACTTTTTTTTCTGCCTCCAGATACATCAGGCCATTCTCACGGGCATGTTCGATCACCTCAATGAAATCATCGGGAAAATAATGGGCCAGCATCAATTTTCCCATGTCATGGAGTAATCCGCAGACAAAGCATTTTTCCGGATCGCCAACCTTAGTCTGCTCTGCCATATATTTGCTCAGAACCGCAACGCTGATTGAATGCCTCCAGAAACGGTCAACATTGAAATGCATATTTGATTTTTTCTCAAACAGATGGTCCAAAATATTAAAGGTTGAAAGCGACAGGACTATATTTCGTATGGCGTCGAACCCCAAAATAATGGCGGCTTCATTGGTGGTTGAAATTTTCTCTCTCAATCCGAAAAAAGCGGAATTTACCAGCTGAAGCATTTTAAACACAATGGCCTGATCTTTTTCAATGGCCCGGGATAAAGAATCATTTGTTGTATTTGGATCATTGAGCATTGCATTTACTTTTGTTACAATTACCGGCAGAGAAGGCAAATCCCGAATCTTTCCAAATCGTTTTAGAAATTCTACTTTTGTTTTTTTCAATTGGGGCGCCTTTAGAAAGCTGATTACTTAATTGTTAGACCGAATTTTTCCACAAACGATATGGGAAATATGACATTAATCTCAAATTTTGTAAAGTACGCATCGCCCACTTTAAGACGAGCCTTAACCCTAACTTTTTGATACGGAAACCAAATTCTATGAAGAATATCCTTTTCGTTGATGATGATCCAAAAATTCTGGCAAGTTTAAAACGAATATTACGTAAATTTACCAACGACTGGAACTTTTATATCGCCCAAAGCGTTGATGAAGGTATTCACTTAATCGGAAACAAAAAAATTGACCTGGTACTTTGTGATATTCTGATGCCCGAAAAAGACGGGTTTGAAATGCTCAAAACGCTTAAAGCCGACGAAAAAACAAAATCCATTCCAGTGCTAATGCTCACCGGAATGCTTGACTCAAACTTGAAACTCAAAGCACTGAGTATGGGTGCGGCAGATCTGCTCAATAAGCCCATTGAAAAGGCAGAATTGGTCACAAGAATCAGTAACGGTTTAAAAATAAAAGAGTATCATGACCAAATCCTTGACCATAATCTTTTTCTTGAAAAAAGGATACAGGAGAGAACCCGGCATGCTATGATGGCTGCGAAAATAGGCGCTATTCTGGTCAAGGGAACGGATGTCAATGAAATGGCCGAAGAATGCTGCGATGCAATTGTCCATTATCTTGACACCGCATTTGCCCGAATCTGGATTCTCAATGAAGAAAACAATCAACTTGAAGTCATCGCACGTGACGGGATGTTTACCCGTCTTGACGGTGAGTGTTGCATTATTTGCCCCGGACATTTAATTGCTGAAAAAATCGTCAAAGAAAAGAGTGCTGTTCTTTCCAACTCAATTATTGAAGACCCCGATATCGATAATCCAACATGGTTAAAAAAAGAAAAAATAACGGCTTTTGCCGGCCACCCCCTGATTGTGGGAAATCGCACAGTGGGTGTTGTAACAATGTTTGCAAGGCGACGGCTTGAAACGGCTGAACTGGATGCAATTGCCTCAATCGCAGATAAAATTGCATTGGGGCTTGACAGAAAAAAGGCTGAAGAAAAGGCCTGGTTTTTATCTTATCATGATACCCTGACACGCCTGCCCAACCGGCATTTTTTTTTAAAGGCGATCAAATCAGAGATCGAATACGCAGGGCGGTATAAAAAAAAATTTGCCGTAGTACTCATCGACCTTGATTACTTCAACCAGGTTAACGAAAGCCTAGGGCATAATGCTGGCGATCAATGTTTGCAGCATATCTCAGATAGATTAAAAAACTGTTTGAGATCCAGTGATCTGCTGGCTCGTCTGGTCTCAAAAGAGACGCCCATGGCCCGCATGGGCGGAGATGAATTTGTTATTCTCCTACAAAACACAAATGATATTTTTGAAATTGGCCAGGCTTGCCAGAGATTGTTAGACGAATTCAACCAACCGATTTACCTCGAAAAAAAAGAGGTCTTCATTTCAGCAAGTATAAGTGCGGCCGTGTTCCCCGGGGATGGGACCAATCCCGATGTTTTATTGAAAAATACGGAAACGGCACTGTATGATGCCAAAAAAAAAGGAGCCGGTGGATTTTCATTTTATTCAGACTCCATGAATCTGGCC
Above is a window of uncultured Desulfobacter sp. DNA encoding:
- a CDS encoding HDOD domain-containing protein produces the protein MKKTKVEFLKRFGKIRDLPSLPVIVTKVNAMLNDPNTTNDSLSRAIEKDQAIVFKMLQLVNSAFFGLREKISTTNEAAIILGFDAIRNIVLSLSTFNILDHLFEKKSNMHFNVDRFWRHSISVAVLSKYMAEQTKVGDPEKCFVCGLLHDMGKLMLAHYFPDDFIEVIEHARENGLMYLEAEKKVLPACHPEVGYFFIKKWDLPPHLANTIYSHHAVQPGAAFFDETMIVNMADGVINSYYADFLNNNTSPGNIKYAYFDPHARKRFNVWIESADKWFPKVETLIDDAWAFFL
- a CDS encoding EAL domain-containing protein, with translation MKNILFVDDDPKILASLKRILRKFTNDWNFYIAQSVDEGIHLIGNKKIDLVLCDILMPEKDGFEMLKTLKADEKTKSIPVLMLTGMLDSNLKLKALSMGAADLLNKPIEKAELVTRISNGLKIKEYHDQILDHNLFLEKRIQERTRHAMMAAKIGAILVKGTDVNEMAEECCDAIVHYLDTAFARIWILNEENNQLEVIARDGMFTRLDGECCIICPGHLIAEKIVKEKSAVLSNSIIEDPDIDNPTWLKKEKITAFAGHPLIVGNRTVGVVTMFARRRLETAELDAIASIADKIALGLDRKKAEEKAWFLSYHDTLTRLPNRHFFLKAIKSEIEYAGRYKKKFAVVLIDLDYFNQVNESLGHNAGDQCLQHISDRLKNCLRSSDLLARLVSKETPMARMGGDEFVILLQNTNDIFEIGQACQRLLDEFNQPIYLEKKEVFISASISAAVFPGDGTNPDVLLKNTETALYDAKKKGAGGFSFYSDSMNLASTKLFDMGNKLRKAIANKQFALYFQPKVRLIGKKIVGAEALIRWEIEKGQFIPPSEFIPIAEKNGMIVPIGEWVLDTACKTCRTFHRAGQTEVHIAVNVSAFQLSQTDLSDNVAAILEQNKIAPKSIELEITETLIMSNPEKAIENLKQLKQLGFTISLDDFGTGYSSLAYLQRLPIDYVKIDISFIRQILVSPNDAVMVKTIIDMAHNLGLQVVAEGVEEEEQTKLLERLGCDIVQGFLFGRPMPEQQLLQLLNQNS